Part of the Chloroflexota bacterium genome is shown below.
GAGGAGTCGGTGGCGCTCCTGGAGCAGAGCCGCATCGTCCCCCTGCACCGCAAGGCCCGCTACCCCGAAGACCGCCGCTGGACGTTCAAGCCGTTCCTGGTGCTGGCGAACAAGGCCGACTCCGAGGAATGGGACGAGGTGTACGACATCTTCCGCGAACTGCTGGACGAGGATTGGCCCGTGATGCCCGTCTCGGCGACGACGGGGCGAAACCTGGAGCGGCTGAAGCACCAGGTCTTCCAGAACCTGGGCGTCATCCGCATCTACGCCAAGCCGCCCGGAAGAGACCCCGACTTCAGCGCGCCGTTTGTCATCAAGAAGGGGAGCACGGTGGAAGATTTCGCCGCCGCGGTGCATCAGGACTTCCTGCGCGACCTGAAAGCAGCGCGCGTGTGGGGCAGCGCGCAGTTTGACGGCCAGATGGTCCCCCGCGACTACGTCCTCCAGGATGGCGACGTGGTGGAGTTGCGGGTGTAGCGCGAGAGAAGAACCCACGAGGTCGCGGCGCCCCCCATTTGCCGCCCGACGCCCGACAGGGTACAATCCCATCCGCGCCCTGTGCACTGTGCCTGGACGCCAAACTCCGCCTGAGAGGTGCTTGCGTGAACTTCCGCCGCTACGACCCTACAAAGGACCGCGATGCCGTCCTACGCATCTGGTGGGAGATCGGCTGGCTCAAAGAAGGCAAAGAGGAAGCCGTGGACGACCTTCTGGGGGCCGGCCAGACCCTCGTCGCCGACATCAGGGGCTGCCCTGAAAGCGCCGTTGCCATCGTCCCGGGCTCCCTGCGCTACATGGACGAGGAGTTGCCCTTCGCGGGCGTGGCGGCCGTCGCCACCAGTTACGTTGCCCGCAAGCAGGGCCTGGCCCGGCGGCTCACGGCCCACTCGCTGGCCCAGGCCGCTGCCGATGGCGCGCTCGTCGCGGGCCTCGGCGCGTTTGACCAGGGGTTCTACGACGCCCTCGGCTTCGGCACGGGCGTGTACGAGCACATCGCACGCTTTGACCCGGCCGCCCTCAAGGAGAGCGTGCGCCCCCGCGTGCCGCGCCGCCTGAGCCTGGACGACGCGCCGGCCATCCACGCCTCCCGCCTGGCGCGCCGCCGCCGCCATGGGAGCCTCAACTTCCCGCCCCTCGCCTTGAGCCGAGGCGAGATGGTAGAGCACGGCGGGTTCGGCCTGGGCTATGCCGACGGCCCCGACGGCGCCCTGACCCATC
Proteins encoded:
- a CDS encoding GNAT family N-acetyltransferase; translated protein: MNFRRYDPTKDRDAVLRIWWEIGWLKEGKEEAVDDLLGAGQTLVADIRGCPESAVAIVPGSLRYMDEELPFAGVAAVATSYVARKQGLARRLTAHSLAQAAADGALVAGLGAFDQGFYDALGFGTGVYEHIARFDPAALKESVRPRVPRRLSLDDAPAIHASRLARRRRHGSLNFPPLALSRGEMVEHGGFGLGYADGPDGALTHHLWCVPANREIGPYRILWLAYQTPAQFLELMALVRSWGDQVLLVQMREPPDIQIQDLLEYPFHTRRATRGADMENQMAATAYWQMRICDLPGCLARTHLPWGQVRFNLRLSDPIEPYLGEGAAWRGVGGDYVVTLGPSSAAERGVDSSLPTLSATVNAFTRLWLGVRPATGLAVTDTLSGPEGLLHELDAVLRVPEPHPDWDF